A stretch of Salvelinus namaycush isolate Seneca unplaced genomic scaffold, SaNama_1.0 Scaffold39, whole genome shotgun sequence DNA encodes these proteins:
- the nsmce2 gene encoding E3 SUMO-protein ligase NSE2 — MSLSAVHSTLSSLKTCQTDIVTGMDIVTDVALDVAETAGTENDAVLKKLEGMMLECAKLDQEINCFVEVVNCVTAEVRNQEPEVMFRLKSLVKEKFTERHGRLSEGELQNHVKLVSFKENVRNALKTVNPEAAENMEEELDEDIAVTQSEVNFTCPLTQVEMVNPMKNQKCNHHYDRDAIMGMIKARQNQKKKLRCPVVGCSNTDVKQGDLILDQIMRRQIQKR; from the exons ATGTCCTTGAGTGCAGTCCACTCCACACTGTCTAGTCTGAAAACATGTCAGACAGATATTGTAACAGGGATGGACATTGTGACAGACGTTGCTCTGGACGTGGCAGAAACAGCAG GAACTGAGAATGATGCGGTCCTGAAGAAGCTGGAGGGGATGATGCTGGAGTGTGCCAAACTGGACCAGGAGATCAACTGTTTCGTAGAGGTGGTGAACTGTGTCACTGCGGAG GTGAGGAACCAGGAGCCCGAGGTCATGTTCAGACTGAAGTCTCTGGTGAAGGAGAAGTTCACTGAGAGACACGGCAGACTGTCTGAGGGAGAACTACAGAACCACGTCAAGCTGGTCAGCTTTAAGGAGAACGTCAGAAACGCACTCAAAACAg TGAACCCTGAGGCAGCAGAGAATATGGAGGAGGAGCTGGATGAGGACATCGCTGTGACGCAGAGTGAGGTTAACTTCACCTGTCCCCTCACtcag GTGGAGATGGTGAACCCAATGAAGAACCAGAAGTGTAACCACCACTACGACCGGGACGCCATTATGGGGATGATCAAGGCCCGGCAAAACCAGAAGAAGAAGTTACG CTGTCCGGTGGTTGGCTGTAGCAACACGGACGTGAAgcagggagacctgatcctagatcagattaTGAGGAGACAGATCCAGAAGAGGTAG